A genomic region of Metopolophium dirhodum isolate CAU chromosome 1, ASM1992520v1, whole genome shotgun sequence contains the following coding sequences:
- the LOC132935376 gene encoding uncharacterized protein LOC132935376: MFYTVVQELQRKWKSLRNSFSREQAKRKNLKSGSGGSTWKTYVYYNQLSFLSSCAANKLTTSNLSSSHDSPDENENDIEEVNSDLNETTGEVLENVLRHKPVKKQKTVENEYENEFFNSVTKSLQERERREKVYMEDPDRLFMLSLVDDLKQVPAHLKMSVKSNIMQAISNGLQMQKPPAMTANFDPYCQLNKQYSIPMSPLIHHTQYNNQYHRPQSSFQQPLVITGEQQHSPCSSNLSNHSSTSRSTSLSESSQSYVSPIETYPNQSSNEPNLVTYINDYNIND, encoded by the coding sequence atgttttaCACTGTAGTGCAAGAGTTACAAAGAAAATGGAAGAGTTTAAGGAATTCATTTTCTAGAGAACAGGCTAAAAGAAAGAATTTGAAATCTGGGTCAGGAGGAAGTACATGGAAaacatatgtttattataatcaattatcgTTTCTTTCTTCTTGTGCAGCAAATAAACTGACAACTTCAAATTTAAGTTCATCACATGATTCTCcagatgaaaatgaaaatgacatTGAAGAAGTTAATAGCGACTTGAATGAAACTACTGGAGAagttttagaaaatgttttacGTCACAAGCCCGTCAAAAAGCAAAAAACTGTTGAAAATGAATATGAAAATGAATTTTTCAACTCTGTAACGAAAAGTTTACAAGAAAGGGAACGCAGAGAAAAAGTATACATGGAAGATCCAGATCGCTTGTTTATGTTGTCACTTGTTGATGACCTTAAGCAAGTACCTGcccatttaaaaatgtcagtaAAATCGAATATTATGCAAGCTATATCTAATGGATTGCAGATGCAAAAACCTCCAGCTATGACGGCGAATTTTGATCCATATTGTCAACTTAATAAGCAGTACAGTATCCCCATGTCACCCTTAATTCatcatacacaatataataatcaatatcacCGACCACAATCCAGCTTTCAACAACCATTAGTGATAACAGGGGAACAACAACATAGCCCTTGTTCATCTAATCTTTCTAATCACTCATCAACATCGAGGTCAACTTCTCTATCAGAATCGTCACAAAGCTACGTCTCTCCTATTGAAACATATCCTAATCAGTCATCAAATGAACCAAATTTAGTAACATATAtaaatgattacaatattaatgattga
- the LOC132935339 gene encoding uncharacterized protein LOC132935339 has product MWIVVLFEADSTLAAVPAFWYKDGLCAWPNSKISRNIEKRTAPNELEFSSYKAKILYEHVGSYLEARTLAQDNSEASSCDNLFEDMRLKKKKNSRFVSSKNQTRLLSPPLIDSEDSENDVDKNYKPFSNDDFTREISSSSSKNKKLKVFHKTGSFTTHDQSSTSKLSQHQTTPTYYVNHSPESRSYQSTPKAQLTEPFKNKDKRHQASNFEYDNDQGFKKFISRSMTNMKYEIESVNKRLDSFYSLLETINDKLNSNNAFSNLDNVFDNYENDIICIDNNDDLEKMEDKLTNDRQYKAYVIVLLTRLMGDSLSESVRKIMQKLFTDNFLANYSFIGFKGKKTFSNLQHCTVIIDAILKIEKI; this is encoded by the exons ATGTGGATAGTTGTACTATTTGAAGCCGACAGCACATTAGCTGCTGTACCTGCATTTTGGTATAAAGATGGCCTCTGTGCATGGCCCAACAGCAAAATTAGTAGAAACATAGAAAAAAGAACTGCACCAAATGAGTTAGAATTCTCCAGTTATAaggcaaaaatattatatgagcaTGTTG GAAGTTATTTAGAAGCTCGTACCTTGGCTCAAGATAATTCAGAGGCATCATCATGCGATAACTTATTTGAAGATATGCGcttaaaaaagaagaaaaactcAAGATTTGTATCGTCTAAAAACCAAACAAGGCTTCTTTCTCCACCACTAATCGATTCTGAAG ATTCTGAGAATgatgttgataaaaattataagccTTTTTCAAATGATGATTTTACTCGTGAAATTTCATCTAGttcatcaaaaaacaaaaaattgaaagtcTTTCACAAAACTGGATCATTTACAACTCATGACCAAAGTTCAACTTCCAAACTATCGCAGCATCAAACAACaccaacatattatgtaaaccaCTCACCTGAATCAAGATCGTATCAGTCTACACCAAAAGCTCAGTTAACTgaaccatttaaaaataaagacaaaCGTCATCAGGCATCTAATTTTGAATATGATAATGACcaag gATTCAAAAAGTTTATATCGAGATCTATGACCAACATGAAGTACGAAATTGAATCTGTTAACAAGCGTCTTGATTCTTTTTACTCATTATTAGAAACAATTAATGATAAACTGAATAGCAATAATGCATTTTCTAATTTGgataatgtatttgataattatgAAAATGACATAATATGCATTGATAACAATGATGACCTAGAAAAAATGGAAGATAAATTAACCAATGACCGACAATATAAAGCTTATgtg ATTGTTTTGTTAACACGGTTGATGGGAGACAGTTTGTCGGAGTCCGTAagaaaaataatgcaaaaattatttacagaTAATTTTTTGGCAAACTACTCTTTTATAGGTTTTAAAggcaaaaaaacattttcaaaccttCAGCATTGTACAGTTATAATAG ATgcgattttaaaaattgaaaaaatttaa
- the LOC132932939 gene encoding E3 SUMO-protein ligase ZBED1-like, which translates to MLSLKDGPVMLNAQEWEVIEDVIPILKPFEVMTTELSGENYPTLAMVIPLVRGLHISLVSKQMRTYLGQLLKQKLLGNLNSHFKLIEEQNPKPEFSRATLLDPRFKKLAFQHTINAENVEKSITDELSLLISENLNEKNSNISETPEIQTISNNEAVDLWSFLDDKLNTERTQVTSIYKMLLITNPMLIV; encoded by the exons ATGCTTTCCTTAAAGGATGGACCTGTAATGTTAAATGCGCAAGAATGGGAAGTAATAGAAGATGTTATCCCCATATTAAAACCATTTGAAGTAATGACTACTGAGTTATCAGGAGAGAACTATCCGACATTGGCAATGGTTATTCCATTAGTAAGAG gtttacACATTTCTCTAGTATCAAAACAAATGAGAACATACTTAGGTCAGCTACTCAAGCAAAAATTGTTGGGAAATTTAAACAGTCATTTTAAACTCATTGAAGAGCAAAATCCTAAACCTGAGTTTTCAAGAGCGACTCTACTTGACCCTCGTTTTAAAAAATTGGCATTTCAGCATACAATTAATGCTGAAAACGTAGAAAAGAGTATTACAGATGAACTATCTTTACTTATCAGTGAAAATTTGAATG aaaaaaattctaatatttctGAAACCCCTGAAATTCAAACCATCTCTAATAATGAAGCCGTCGATTTATGGAGTTTCTTGGATGATAAACTGAATACAGAACGAACTCAAGTTACATCA aTATACAAAATGTTACTTATTACAAATCCAATGTTAATTGTATGA